CGCGCACCTCGTCGGCAAACGTCTTCAGCACGTCGTCGCCGGTCTTGTGGCCGTGGCGGTCGTTGATGCGCTTGAAGTGATCGAGATCGAAGGCAAGCACGGCGAATGCCTGGCGCCCCGCCCCGGCGGCCACCACGCGCTCGCCTTCCTCGAAGAACCAGCGGCGGTTGCCGAGCCGCGTCAGGTAGTCGGTGCGCGATTCGCGCAGCAGCTCGCCGTGCGTTTCCTCGCGCACCAGCCGCAGCATCGTCATCGGCAGCACCACCGAATAGAGCACGCCCTCGTACATCGTGACCTGGCTCGCGGCCAGCACGATCGGCGGCCCGAACTCGCGCGCGAGCCACGGCAGCGCGAACGCGCGGGCGACGTAGAGCAGTGCGTGCAGCCCCGTCACCGCGACCGCGATGCGCCATGCCGGGAGCGCGCGCAGCGCCTCGTTGCGCAGCAGTTCGCGCGTGGTCATGGCACTCGCCAGCGCGATCGGAATCGCGCTCAGATAGAGCCACATGGTTTCCTGCCAGCGCGTGCCGGCCACCGCCCACGCCAGCGCCAGCGCCGCGACGAGGCCCAGCGAGACGCCGCGCCGGCGCCGGCCGTTCAGCGCCGCCACGCCGTCCAGGATCAGCAGGTAGCCGGAGACGATCACCAGGTTGCCGAGCGCCGATCCCCATGCGCCGGGCAGTCGGCCCCGCACCAGCACCACGGCGCAGCCGACCGCGAGCGTCGCGTAGCCCGCCGCGAACGTGCGCAACGCCTGACTGCGATTGGGATGGGTGCGATGCTCCCAGAACGTCATGCCGGCACTGGCAAAAAGCGTTCCGATCGCGAGGAAATAAAGGGTAAGAAGGTCGACGTGCATCACTGACGAAAAAACTCATGCCGATACCGCGCGGCAGCAGCGGCATTCTACGCCGGACGTCCGACACCGCCGCGATAGTCAAATTTCAACGCGGGCCGGAAGGCGGCGCGGCGCGCGGCAGGCGATCCCGCGCGTCGCGCGAATCGCGGCAAGTTCGGTCGCCCGGGGGCCCGCGCCGCCGCGATCGGCACGCGACCCGGCGCCGTCCCGCCCGGCGCTTCCCTCGACCCCGCCCCGCATGCCGGCCGCCACGCCGCCCGCCTCGCCCCGCCTGTCGCCCGACGATCTGACCGAACGGGTCACGCGGCTCGAGATCCGCGTGATCGGCCTGTCCGAATGCATCGTCAGCGAGGGCGTCGTGCTCGAACTCGACGACCACGACGCGCCCGGCATGCATCACATCCTGTCAGGCAGCGGGCTGCTGCACATCGCCGGCGCCGGCACGGTGCCGCTCGCGCCGCACACGCTGCAGTTCGAGGCGCCGGCAAACCGGGCCCGCATCGCGCCGCTGCGCGTGACGGGACGCGAGCACCGGCAGGTGGCCGATCCGATCAACCGGTTTCGCGCCGGCGCGAGCGACCCGATGACGGTGATGATCCGCGGCGACTTCCATGCGGCGTTCGGCGCCGCGATCGACCTGCTCGACCATCTGTCGGCGCCGATCGTCGAGCACGTCGACGCGTCGGACCGGCTCGACGTCCGCCTGCGCGCCGCCTTCGACGAACCGGCCGCGCAGGAGATCGGCGCGCGCGACGTCGGGCGCGCTGCTCAAGCAGGTGATCGCCGCACGCGGCTGACACGCGACCCGACCGCCCGGCCACGCGCCGGGCCATCCTCTTCACTCCGTCTGCACGCAAACCGTCATGGCTCGCGACATCATCCGCGTGGAACCGCTGTCCGGCTGGCTGGAACGCTGGAAGGCACCGACCGCGGCCGTCACGCGGCACGGCGATACGCTCTACGGGTCGGGCTTCCCGCCGTTCGACCCGGACCCGGGCGAGGTGCTCGGCGCGCCGATCGAAGTCCGGATCCGGCGCGTGCTCGAACAGCTGAAACCGTGCGTGGAGACGGCCGGCTCGTCGCTCGACCAGGTGCTGACGTGCAACGTCCATTGCACCTCGGCGGCGAGGTTCCGACCGTCGACGCGATCTACGCCGAGTGCTTCGGCGCGCAGCCGCCGGCGCGGATCTTCGTCAACGTGCCGGCCCGGCCGGGCCGCTTCGACATCGAGATCGACTGCATCGCGGCGGTGTGAGCGGCGCGCCCGGTCGGCGCCGCCACGCGAAGAGGCAAACGCAAACCACGAGGCCGCCGCACTGCCCGGTCAGGCACGCTCGCGCAACGCGTCCGCGCGCGCGACGCGCCGGCCGGCCGCCGCGAGCCGCCACACCGGCACGGCCACCACGATCGCGAGCCCTCCCGCCACCGACAGCGCCGCCGCGAATCCGCTCGCGAAGCTGCCCGGCGCGACCGCCGCCACGCTCGCGCGCAGCGCCCCCGGCAGCGCGCCGATCGCATGCGCCGGGTCGCCCGCGAGCAGGTCCGACATGAAGCGCGCGTCGAGCCGCGCCCGCGCCGCCGGCTCCGTGGCCAGCGCCGCGCCGAGCGCCGCGTGGGTGCGCGAGGCCAGCACCGCGCCGAGCACGCCGATCGATGTGACGATCGCCGTGAAGCGCGTGGTGGTGCTGATCCCCGAGGCCATGCCGGTGCGCTCGGGCGGCACGCAGGCCATGATCGCCTTCTGCGTGTCGCCGTTCAGCACGCCGGCGCCGAGCCCGGTCACGATCATGCCGAGCGCGACCGGCCCGTAGCCGCCGCGCGCAGCCACCAGCGCGGTCAGCAGGTTGCCCGCGCCCACCAGCGCGAGGCCGGCGGACAGCATCGCCGCGCCCGGCAGCCGGTGCGAGAGTCGCGCGCCCAGATACGGCCCGGCCACCATCGCCACCGCGAACGGCAGCATCCCCACGCCGGCCCGCACCGCCGCCCAACCGAACGCGTTCTGCAGGTAGAGCGGCAGGAACGTCATCATCACCTGCGCGCAGGCCGCGTAGCCGAACATGCCGAGCACGGCGGCCACGAAGCGCGGCTGGCCGAACAGCGCGAGGTCGATCATCGCGTGCGGCCGCCGCCGCTCGAGCCGCACGAAGCCGGCCAGCAGCAGCGCGCAGGCCGCGCCGCGCAGCAGCGTGGCGGCGCCGTGCCAGCCCTCGTCCTGCGCGCCGATCAGCGCCCAGATGCCGCTCGCGAGACCCGTGCCGAACAGCGCGCTGCCGGCCACGTCCACGCGCCCGGCGCCGGCGTTGCGCGATTCATCCACCGCGCGCCACGCGCAGCCGAGCAGCACCGCGCAGACCGGCAGGTTCAGCAGGAAGATCCAGCGCCAGCCGACCCACTGCGTGATCACGCCGCCGACGAGCGGCGCCACGGTGGTGGCGATGCCCATCGTCATGCCCCAGATCGCCCAGGCGCGCGCCCGTTCGCGCGCGTCGGGAAACGCGTGGGCGATCACGGCGAGCGCGGCGGTGAGCAGCATCGCGGCGCCCACGCCCTTGGCCGCGCGCGCGAGATTGAGGAACAGCACGCCCGGCGCGAGCCCGCAGGCGAGCGAAGCCGCCGCGAACGCGAGCAGGCCGAGCAGCATCATGCGCTTGCGGCCGTAGCGGTCGGCCAGCGCGCCCATCGGCAGCAGGCACGAGGCGAACGACACCATGTAGGCGCTGACCACCCATTCGGCGTCGGCAAAGCCGGCGTGGAACGCGCGCGCGATCGACGGCAGCGATACCGCGACGATATTGGTGTCGAGCGTGATCAGCGCGCAGGTGGCCGAGGCCGTGGCCAGCAGGAAGCCCGGCGAGCCGCGCCGGGGCCGGCCGCCGGCGCGGCTCCGCATGGCCCGCGCCGGTGCGGGATTCGTGTGGTTCGTGCTGCCCGTCATTGCCTCGCTCCTCGTATCGTGCCGGCGCCGATGGTAGCGAGGCCGCTGTTGCCGGTCGATAGCATAAGATGGCAACTTCATTCACGAATTCATTAATACCGTGAAGCTCGAACTGCGCCATCTGCGCTGCGTGCTGGCCGTCGCCGAGCACCTGCATTTCGCCCGTGCCGCCGAGGCACTCGGCATCGCGCCGCCGTCGCTGACCAAGCAGATCCAGGAGGCCGAACGGCTGCTGCAGCTGCGCCTGTTCCACCGCAGCCGCCGCTCGGTCGAGCTGACGGCGGCCGGCGCCGCCTACGTCCCCGAGGCCGCCACCGCGCTCGCGGCGCTCGCGCGCGCGCACGAACTCGGCCAGCGCGCCGAGCGCGGCGAGCTGGGCCGGATCCGGATCGGCTATGTCGGCTCGGCCGCGTTCACGGGCGTGATGCAGCAGGCCGTGATCGGCTTTCGCGCGCGGCGCCCGCAGGTGGACGTGCAGCTGGCCGAGCTGCCGATGGACGCGATCCCGGCGATGCTCGACGACGGCCGCCTCGATCTGGCCTACGTGCGCCCGCCCGTGAGCTGCCCCGACGGGATCCGGAGCGTGCGCGTCCACGCCGACGAATTCGTCGTCGCGCTGCCGGCCGCCTCGCCGCTCGCGGCGCTGCCGGCGATCGCGGCACGCCAGCTGCGCGACGCCGCGTTCACGCTGCCCGAGCAGCAGGGCGGCACCTTCGAGGTGGCGCGGCGCGGGCGCTTCACGCCGGCCATCGAGTCGCGCCCGGGCACGCTCGCCGCCGTGCTCGCGCGCGTCTCGCTCGGCGACACGGTGGCGGTGGTGCCGGGCGCCGTGTGCGATTGCATCCGGCTGCCCGGCGTGGTCTACCGGCCGCTCGCCGGCAAGCCGGTGCGCTCGGAGATCGCCTTGCTGTTCCGCCACCACGAGCGTTCGCAGGCGGTGCGCGCGTTCCTGCGCCATGCCGCTGGCGACGAGGTGCCGGTGCCGGCGGGCAAGGACGCGGCGCGCACCCGAACATCCGCGCCGGCGCCTGGGCGGCGGATCGGCTGAATGCCGAAGGCACTGGCGATCCGGTCGGTGAACCGGCTGACGAACCGGCTGACGAGGACCGACGAACCGGCTGACGAACCGGCCGATGAGCCTGCCGACGAGCCGGACGATGCGCCGACCGGCGAACGGGACCGGCGAACCAGCCGACGAACCAACCGACAAACCGCCCGATAAACCGCCCGACGCTCCGCACCGCCACGGCAACCGTCGCATCGACCCACGCACGGCCCGCGCCACCCCGATTCCCGCTTGTTCGGCGAGCGCCCGCGCGCTTATCATCGTGCCGTACCGCGGCGCCCGCGCCTGCCCCGCCGGGCGGCGAACCGGGATGCCGGACCCGCACCGCCCCACCCATGACCGAACGCCGATGCTCGCGCTCCTGTTGTTGATACCGCTTCTGGCCGGCCTGATCGCCGGCTCCCGGGACGGCGTGTTGGCCGGCCTCGCCGCCGGCGCGGTGGCGACCGTCGCCGAACTGCTGTTGCTGTCGGTGGCGGGCGTGCTGGCCCGGCGCCGCGATGCGAAGGCGGCCGCCCGCCGCGCCGCCGCCGCCGAAGACGCCGAACGCCTCGCCGCTCCCGACACCGTACCTCCCCCCACCTCCGCCAACGCGGCGATCGATGCGCACGCACCCACTCCAGCCCCGGTGCCGCCGCCCACGCCGCGCCCGATCGAAAGCCGCGCGCGCCGCCCCGACGACCGCCCGCGCCCGATCGACCTGCTGCCGAGCCCGCTCGGCAGCCGCTCCGCCTACCTTGGCGCCGACGACAGCCAGCCGCTGCCGGCCTTCCTCGGCGAACACGCGAGCTACCAGCGCATCCTGCTCGACGTCGACCTGCGCGCGACCTCGCCCGGCGCCGTCTATCGCCAGCTCTACGCGGGCCTGCGCGCGGCCTGCCTCAAGCACGTCGACATCGACGAGAACGCCGCCGAACTGCAGCCCGCGATCGCGCCGCTCGACGACCTGCCCGAGCACTTCGAGGCCCACAAGCGCGCCGACGACACGCTGTTCGTCGCGTTCCGCAGCCGCGACGCGCGCTGGGCCGGCTTCCGGCTCGGCCGCGACAGCTTCCGCTTCCCGCTCGACCGGCTCGCCGGGCTCGCGCTGAACGTCGGCATCCCGGCCAAGGGCGCGGGCGGCTACGAGATCGAGGCGGTGTTCGACCGCCCGCGCCGCGACACCGAGGCCGACGCCGACTGGCAATGGCACGGCAGCGCGTTCCAGCCCTCGCTGCCCTACGCGGACCGCCACTCGTTCGCGCTGCTCTACGCGCTGACCACGATCGCGCAGCTGTTCGACGTGCGGATCGTCTGCTCGACGTTCTCCGACTGCTGAGCGGCGCACCGCCGGGGCCGCCACCCCATCGCGTGCTTCGCCGAGCGATGCATGCGGGCGATCCGCCCACTCGCGACAACGCCATGACGGCGCCCGCTCGCGCCGCCCCCACCGCTCGTCGAATCGCCCGACCCGACCACCGGCGGCGTGCCCCGATGCCTTTGCGCACCGCACGCAGGGCGCCCCCAAAACGCAGCTCAAAACGCAGCTGAAAGCGCCCCCGCAACCCCGCCCGTCAACCCGGACCAACCGCTCCGCCGCGCCACGAAATCCGCCCCCAATTCCCCGTTCCAGCGGCGGTTGCATCCGCGTCACAGTCCACCATTTTCTGTCCCACCGTATCTCGAATTCAGGACTACACTGATCGCGTTGCGGCGCGAGGGTCTGACGATTTGCGCCGTCTGGGAGATGCCATGAATCGGCCGGTTATCCGAATCCCGCTGCGCGCCACCAGCACCGCCGTCCCGGTCTGGAAGCGCGTCAAATGGTTGCTCGTCGCGGCCGTGCTGATCGCACTGGTGGTGGTGGTGCGACTTTGTCAGATCGAATTCGCGACATCGCGATGGCAGGCGCGCTACCTGTCGAGTCTCGCGAGCGACGTCGGCTACACGATGGACGCCGGCCCCAGCGACAGCATCCGCTATCCGGCGAGCGGCCCCTACGACGTGCGCCTCGGCTATTCCCTACTGCCCGACTTCGAACGACGCCTCGCCGCGCGCGGCTACACGATCGCGGCGCAGGCGCGCGGCTCCGAGCGGCTGCTGTCGCTGGCCGACGAGGGCCTGTTCCTGCCCTACGACGAAAAGGATCAGGCCGGCCTGACGGTGCGCGACGCGCGCGGCGAGCCGATCTACGACGCCACGTTCCCGCACCGCGTCTATCAGGACTTCGATGCGATTCCGCCGCTGGTGGTGCGCTCGCTGCTGTTCATCGAGGACCGCTACCTGCTCGATCCCGACGCGCCCAACCGCAACCCGGCGATCGACTGGCGCCGCTTCGGCCGCGCGCTGTCGGACCAGGCGCTACGCTACGTGAACCACAACCAGCAGACGCCGGGCGGCAGCACGCTCGCCACCCAGATCGAGAAGTTCCGCCATTCGCCCGACGGCCGCACCGCCACGCCGCCCGAGAAGCTCCGGCAGATCGCCTCGGCCTCGGTGCGCGCCTATCTCGACGGCCCGCAGACGCTGCCGGCGCGCCGCCAGATCGTGGTGCGCTACCTGAACTCGGTGCCGCTCGCGGCGCGCGCGCGCGTGGGCGAGGTGACCGGCATCGGCGACGGCCTCGCCGCCTGGTACGGGCGCGACTTCAACGAGGTGAACCGCATCCTCGCCGCGCCGCCCACCGACG
The genomic region above belongs to Burkholderia plantarii and contains:
- a CDS encoding sensor domain-containing diguanylate cyclase, which gives rise to MHVDLLTLYFLAIGTLFASAGMTFWEHRTHPNRSQALRTFAAGYATLAVGCAVVLVRGRLPGAWGSALGNLVIVSGYLLILDGVAALNGRRRRGVSLGLVAALALAWAVAGTRWQETMWLYLSAIPIALASAMTTRELLRNEALRALPAWRIAVAVTGLHALLYVARAFALPWLAREFGPPIVLAASQVTMYEGVLYSVVLPMTMLRLVREETHGELLRESRTDYLTRLGNRRWFFEEGERVVAAGAGRQAFAVLAFDLDHFKRINDRHGHKTGDDVLKTFADEVRGVLGEATVVARIGGEEFAALLAGDDARRAAELGRAVARRFAETIAERGDGLGIQATVSIGLAHCAAGTPAPTPALVLADMLANADGALYRAKSLGGNRLELA
- a CDS encoding MFS transporter, translated to MTGSTNHTNPAPARAMRSRAGGRPRRGSPGFLLATASATCALITLDTNIVAVSLPSIARAFHAGFADAEWVVSAYMVSFASCLLPMGALADRYGRKRMMLLGLLAFAAASLACGLAPGVLFLNLARAAKGVGAAMLLTAALAVIAHAFPDARERARAWAIWGMTMGIATTVAPLVGGVITQWVGWRWIFLLNLPVCAVLLGCAWRAVDESRNAGAGRVDVAGSALFGTGLASGIWALIGAQDEGWHGAATLLRGAACALLLAGFVRLERRRPHAMIDLALFGQPRFVAAVLGMFGYAACAQVMMTFLPLYLQNAFGWAAVRAGVGMLPFAVAMVAGPYLGARLSHRLPGAAMLSAGLALVGAGNLLTALVAARGGYGPVALGMIVTGLGAGVLNGDTQKAIMACVPPERTGMASGISTTTRFTAIVTSIGVLGAVLASRTHAALGAALATEPAARARLDARFMSDLLAGDPAHAIGALPGALRASVAAVAPGSFASGFAAALSVAGGLAIVVAVPVWRLAAAGRRVARADALRERA
- a CDS encoding LysR family transcriptional regulator, coding for MKLELRHLRCVLAVAEHLHFARAAEALGIAPPSLTKQIQEAERLLQLRLFHRSRRSVELTAAGAAYVPEAATALAALARAHELGQRAERGELGRIRIGYVGSAAFTGVMQQAVIGFRARRPQVDVQLAELPMDAIPAMLDDGRLDLAYVRPPVSCPDGIRSVRVHADEFVVALPAASPLAALPAIAARQLRDAAFTLPEQQGGTFEVARRGRFTPAIESRPGTLAAVLARVSLGDTVAVVPGAVCDCIRLPGVVYRPLAGKPVRSEIALLFRHHERSQAVRAFLRHAAGDEVPVPAGKDAARTRTSAPAPGRRIG